The proteins below come from a single Zea mays cultivar B73 chromosome 8, Zm-B73-REFERENCE-NAM-5.0, whole genome shotgun sequence genomic window:
- the LOC103635166 gene encoding uncharacterized protein, whose translation MDFEPSCNSPDSNAIPNSPDVDPALGETGGSEGLQRIDGESQLDWDSIIVSDVLDDEGRVQVPCENEIYFNLGLNKEDEAANNRFSGSGTNCHAQGSLDTDNEDHHADQPCQDYIPDGKRVVYNRMNPSMQPGCLFPNMKEFRIAMRQYAIKHEFELGIEVTSTTRYVGYCKGGDCPWRIYAREEKKGLPTIVVVVLDDVHTCTSSGRRRTTTPTCGWVTCPDNAQFGHR comes from the exons ATGGACTTCGAGCCCAGTTGCAATTCGCCAGACTCCAACGCCATTCCCAACTCCCCCGATGTAGATCCGGCATTGGGCGAAACAGGTGGCAGTGAG GGACTTCAGAGGATTGATGGGGAATCACAACTGGACTGGGATTCGATTATAGTTTCTGATGTATTGGATGATGAAGGCAGAGTACAAGTACCATGCGAAAATGAGATATATTTTAATCTTGGACTCAATAAAGAGGATGAGGCTGCGAATAATAGGTTTTCTGGCAGTGGTACAAATTGTCATGCACAAGGAAGTTTGGATACGGACAACGAAGACCACCATGCTGATCAGCCTTGTCAAGACTACATTCCAGATGGAAAGAGGGTGGTGTACAATAGGATGAATCCTTCTATGCAGCCTGGTTGTTTGTTTCCTAACATGAAAGAATTTAGGATTGCTATGCGACAGTATGCAATAAAACATGAGTTCGAGCTTGGAATTGAAGTTACTTCGACAACTAGATACGTTGGATACTGTAAGGGTGGTGATTGTCCTTGGAGGATATATGCACGTGAAGAGAAGAAAGGATTGCCTACTATTGTGGTAGTTGTACTAGATGATGTTCACACTTGCACATCTAGTGGAAGGAGGAGGACTACTACGCCAACTTGTGGTTGGGTCACTTGCC